The Scytonema hofmannii PCC 7110 genome includes a region encoding these proteins:
- a CDS encoding DUF2808 domain-containing protein, with amino-acid sequence MKKKLICAAVLALATAVLISPSYVSARTNDGKVPHIDSNVQFPSTRRGIGGIFRHTFRLHVPQNSKAVTQLLITVPDNVTISNDIKNIDVAYENKQKINTNVSVKGRTILLVFTEPIAPNTKFHIDLNNIKRSTLGNGSVYRFWAKESDLDAEIPIGVAHFRIY; translated from the coding sequence ATGAAGAAAAAATTGATATGTGCTGCTGTATTAGCTCTAGCTACGGCAGTTCTGATTTCTCCTAGTTATGTAAGTGCTAGGACAAATGATGGTAAGGTTCCCCATATTGATAGCAACGTACAATTTCCTTCTACGCGCCGGGGAATTGGGGGAATTTTTAGACATACTTTTCGGTTACACGTTCCTCAAAATAGTAAGGCTGTTACCCAGCTACTTATTACTGTTCCAGACAATGTAACTATCAGTAATGACATCAAGAATATCGATGTTGCATATGAGAATAAACAGAAAATTAATACTAACGTTTCTGTCAAGGGCAGAACTATATTGCTAGTTTTCACCGAACCAATTGCTCCTAACACTAAGTTCCACATTGACCTTAACAATATAAAACGGTCAACTCTTGGTAATGGTTCTGTCTACCGCTTCTGGGCTAAAGAGTCTGACCTTGATGCTGAAATTCCCATAGGTGTAGCTCATTTTCGTATTTACTAA
- a CDS encoding DUF2808 domain-containing protein — protein MKKLIYVAAFTLAITSSVPAVWASGKHGDFKASHLNGSAAYPQDTIAPDATHKFEVHVQGKPLAELAIDLPDGVRINRGIEVKNQSGQKIPTTVSINDRKATVVLSQPVEPETKLLVFMRGVNTPNLPPGSSKTWMYRVTAKQVGLNGEIPLGLALVQTYAI, from the coding sequence ATGAAAAAGTTAATTTATGTAGCTGCATTCACCCTGGCAATTACATCTTCGGTTCCTGCTGTCTGGGCAAGTGGAAAACATGGTGATTTTAAAGCTTCGCATTTGAACGGAAGTGCAGCTTATCCTCAAGACACTATTGCCCCAGATGCCACTCATAAGTTTGAAGTTCATGTACAGGGAAAACCCTTGGCAGAACTAGCGATTGATTTACCAGATGGGGTAAGAATTAATAGGGGAATTGAGGTAAAAAATCAATCGGGTCAAAAAATTCCAACGACGGTTTCTATTAATGACAGAAAAGCTACAGTAGTTCTCTCACAACCAGTAGAGCCTGAAACAAAGCTATTAGTTTTTATGAGAGGTGTTAATACACCTAACCTACCTCCTGGTTCAAGTAAAACTTGGATGTACCGAGTCACTGCCAAGCAAGTTGGATTGAATGGAGAAATTCCACTTGGTCTTGCCCTTGTTCAGACCTATGCTATTTAG
- a CDS encoding cation-translocating P-type ATPase, which yields MKSELSDSASNTAIPWHALEIEQTLRLQESNLDNGLTFQQVSERLQQYGTNELREFGSRKPLSILIDQFTNIMLVMLMAVAVVSAILDLRAAQFPKDAIAISVIVILNGLLGFVQESRAEKALAALKRLSSPKVRVVRDGRIFEVEALELVPGDVIFLEAGMQVAADGRLLEVQNLQVREAALTGEAEAVHKRSAGNLPENASLGDRINMVFQGTEVVQGRAKVLVTATGMQTELGKIAALLQSVEAETTPLQQRMSQLANVLVTGSLGLVALVIIGGILRTGSFKYFEQLLEVSLSMAVAVVPEGLPAVITVTLAIGTQRMVRRQALIRKLPAVETLGSVTTICSDKTGTLTQNKMVVQWVRTPSRIFKVTGNGYAPIGTFELHPPDKDKSDSILSTLNKNSYALQYTVESNIKEAVTAINSNDYPELELLLLTCVLCNDAVLQQKHNEWEILGDPTEGALLSLAGKVGMKQTSLLNQFYRVAEFPFSSERKRMSVICQRQDRNELTQIFSLRSSHLTPHPQLLIFTKGSPELVLELCTTYYVGTSTSQILDDDGVGDRFAAALHTELSFALSAEKRAYILEQNNQMARQGLRVLGFAYKPLDAIPTDERSEDTTERELVWLGLVGMLDAPRPEVREAVAQCQQAGIRPIMITGDHQLTAQAIAYNLGIAKEGDFVLNGQDLERLSTAELEQQVNQVNVYARVSPEHKLRIVQALKNQGKLVAMTGDGVNDAPALKQADIGIAMGITGTDVSKEASDMVLLDDNFATIVHAVEEGRVVYDNIRRFIKYILGSNIGEVLTVAAAPLIGLGGVPLSPLQILWMNLVTDGLPALALAMEPPEPDVMRRPPYNPHESIFARGLGFYIIRIGIIFATIAIALMVWAYNYTQQSGDPERWKTMVFTTLCLAQMGHALAIRSNTQLTLQLNPFSNPYVLAAVSLTTVLQLMLIYVAPLQDFFNTHWLSFPELAICIGFSALVFVWIELEKLFLKYFLTR from the coding sequence ATGAAATCTGAATTATCCGACTCTGCATCTAATACAGCCATACCTTGGCATGCTCTAGAAATTGAGCAAACGTTAAGACTGCAAGAAAGCAACCTTGACAATGGTTTGACTTTTCAGCAAGTATCGGAACGGTTGCAGCAATACGGTACTAATGAATTACGGGAATTTGGCAGCCGCAAACCTCTATCTATCCTGATAGACCAGTTTACCAACATCATGTTAGTAATGCTGATGGCGGTAGCAGTAGTTTCAGCAATTTTAGATTTGCGAGCGGCTCAGTTTCCCAAAGATGCGATCGCTATATCTGTTATTGTCATTCTCAACGGTCTGCTTGGCTTCGTGCAAGAAAGCCGCGCTGAAAAAGCCCTCGCAGCCCTCAAACGGCTGAGTTCTCCAAAAGTGCGAGTTGTACGTGACGGCAGAATTTTTGAGGTGGAAGCATTGGAACTAGTGCCTGGGGATGTTATCTTTTTGGAAGCTGGAATGCAAGTTGCCGCAGATGGTCGTTTACTGGAAGTACAAAATTTGCAAGTCCGGGAAGCTGCTTTAACTGGGGAAGCAGAGGCAGTTCACAAACGCTCTGCTGGTAATTTACCAGAAAATGCTTCCTTGGGAGACCGTATCAACATGGTATTTCAAGGCACAGAAGTTGTCCAAGGACGGGCAAAAGTGCTTGTTACGGCTACAGGGATGCAAACTGAACTTGGTAAAATTGCCGCCTTGCTCCAGTCCGTCGAGGCTGAAACGACTCCCTTGCAACAGCGAATGTCCCAGTTAGCCAATGTTTTGGTAACAGGTTCCCTTGGTTTAGTGGCATTGGTTATTATCGGCGGTATTTTGCGGACGGGTAGCTTCAAATACTTTGAGCAACTGTTAGAAGTTTCTTTAAGCATGGCTGTAGCCGTTGTACCGGAAGGGTTGCCTGCTGTCATTACCGTTACTTTGGCAATTGGCACCCAACGAATGGTACGTCGTCAAGCGTTGATTCGCAAGCTGCCAGCAGTTGAGACATTAGGTTCGGTTACCACCATTTGTTCAGATAAAACAGGCACGCTGACTCAAAACAAGATGGTCGTGCAGTGGGTTCGCACACCTAGTCGTATTTTCAAGGTAACTGGAAATGGTTATGCTCCTATAGGAACATTTGAGTTACATCCCCCCGATAAGGATAAGTCAGATAGTATACTTAGCACACTTAACAAGAATAGCTACGCTCTCCAGTACACCGTAGAATCAAATATAAAGGAAGCCGTTACAGCTATAAATTCAAACGATTATCCAGAACTGGAACTGCTGTTACTTACCTGTGTACTTTGTAATGATGCGGTGCTACAGCAAAAGCACAATGAGTGGGAAATTTTGGGAGACCCTACAGAGGGAGCATTGCTATCTTTGGCGGGTAAAGTTGGCATGAAACAAACAAGCCTGCTAAATCAGTTCTACCGTGTTGCAGAATTTCCATTTTCCTCAGAACGCAAGCGGATGAGCGTGATTTGTCAGAGGCAAGATAGAAACGAGTTAACACAAATATTCTCCCTCCGCTCCTCACACCTCACACCCCATCCCCAGTTATTAATATTTACTAAAGGTTCGCCAGAATTAGTTCTAGAGCTTTGTACAACTTATTATGTTGGTACTTCAACATCTCAAATACTAGATGATGACGGAGTAGGCGATCGCTTCGCTGCGGCGCTCCATACCGAACTCTCTTTTGCTCTGAGTGCTGAAAAACGCGCTTATATTCTTGAGCAAAACAACCAAATGGCGCGTCAAGGACTGCGAGTGCTGGGGTTTGCCTATAAACCTTTAGATGCCATACCTACGGACGAGCGCTCAGAAGATACAACTGAGCGAGAGTTAGTCTGGTTGGGGTTAGTTGGAATGTTGGATGCACCGCGACCAGAAGTAAGAGAAGCAGTTGCTCAATGTCAGCAAGCAGGCATTCGCCCGATTATGATTACAGGAGACCACCAGTTAACAGCACAGGCAATTGCCTACAATTTAGGCATCGCTAAAGAAGGTGATTTTGTTCTCAACGGTCAGGACTTGGAAAGGCTTTCTACGGCTGAACTAGAGCAACAAGTTAACCAAGTTAATGTTTACGCCCGTGTTTCTCCCGAGCATAAACTACGAATTGTCCAAGCACTGAAAAATCAAGGAAAATTGGTAGCGATGACCGGAGATGGGGTGAATGATGCCCCAGCCCTCAAACAGGCAGACATTGGTATCGCAATGGGCATCACTGGCACTGATGTGAGTAAGGAAGCTAGTGATATGGTATTGTTGGACGATAACTTTGCCACAATTGTTCATGCGGTGGAAGAAGGACGGGTTGTTTACGACAACATTCGCCGCTTTATTAAATACATTTTGGGCAGCAACATTGGTGAAGTTTTGACAGTCGCCGCTGCTCCTCTCATTGGTTTAGGTGGAGTCCCCCTCTCCCCACTACAAATTCTCTGGATGAATTTAGTCACCGATGGTTTACCAGCCTTAGCTTTAGCGATGGAACCCCCTGAACCTGATGTAATGCGTCGTCCTCCATACAACCCTCATGAAAGTATATTTGCACGGGGGCTAGGATTCTACATCATTCGCATTGGCATTATCTTTGCCACGATCGCCATCGCTCTAATGGTGTGGGCTTATAACTATACCCAACAGTCAGGCGACCCCGAAAGATGGAAAACGATGGTATTTACAACATTGTGTTTAGCTCAGATGGGTCATGCACTGGCCATTCGTTCCAACACACAGCTAACTTTACAACTAAATCCATTCTCAAATCCCTACGTACTTGCGGCAGTTTCATTAACGACTGTTTTACAACTCATGTTAATTTATGTAGCGCCATTACAGGATTTCTTTAATACCCACTGGCTGAGTTTCCCAGAGCTTGCCATTTGTATTGGATTCAGTGCTTTGGTGTTTGTTTGGATTGAACTGGAAAAGTTGTTTCTCAAGTATTTTTTAACTCGTTGA
- a CDS encoding EamA family transporter, producing MKAGKKIGCRVDDWESMQGCAFLSTYLGFWLQQISLKFTAAGIAKSLGATSPLFVLPLAFFIGEKISLRAILGVLVASAGVELLFIYR from the coding sequence GTGAAGGCAGGCAAAAAAATAGGCTGCCGTGTTGATGACTGGGAATCTATGCAAGGTTGCGCTTTTTTGAGTACCTACTTGGGCTTCTGGCTGCAACAAATCTCCCTTAAATTTACAGCTGCTGGAATTGCCAAGTCCCTCGGTGCCACAAGTCCTCTGTTTGTGCTGCCATTGGCTTTCTTTATAGGGGAGAAAATTAGTTTGCGGGCAATTTTAGGTGTGTTGGTGGCGAGCGCAGGGGTGGAGCTGTTGTTTATCTACCGCTGA
- a CDS encoding KilA-N domain-containing protein, producing MPQNGQRRDNGYINATAMCVAHSKDVSDWLKTDHAWNLVAALARKLGRKPVQAKNLKSSNSVFTRVSATYPTLPISVIKAFIEGDG from the coding sequence ATACCTCAAAATGGTCAACGCCGTGATAACGGCTACATTAATGCAACTGCAATGTGTGTAGCTCATAGCAAAGATGTTTCTGATTGGCTAAAAACCGACCATGCTTGGAATTTGGTTGCTGCTTTGGCACGAAAATTAGGTAGAAAACCGGTTCAAGCCAAAAACCTCAAAAGTAGTAATTCAGTATTTACAAGGGTTTCAGCCACTTATCCTACACTGCCCATAAGTGTAATCAAAGCTTTTATAGAAGGTGATGGTTAA
- a CDS encoding heavy metal translocating P-type ATPase encodes MGKRNSSDCGACDHDKYARNHNHDDDDSHEHGHSHGDGDFNVKKEVAPVAVVIALFALGLVYEKPLHNTPFSIGEYLVFIPAYLLSGWTVLTSAGRNILKGRVFDENFLMTVATLGAIAIHQLPEAVAVMLFYKVGELFQEFAVGRSRRSIKSLLEIRPDSANLKVNGEVKTVSPEAVQIGDTILVKPGEKIPLDGEILEGNSQVDTSALTGESVPRTVQIGEPVLAGMINQSGVLTVKVTKLFGESSIAKILDLVENASSKKAEAEKFITRFARYYTPIVVFVSLAVALLPPLFIPGATHNEWVYRALILLVISCPCGLVISIPLGYFGGVGGAAKRGILVKGATFLDALTAVQSVVFDKTGTLTKGVFKVTEVIPKNGLSEAELLTLAAKLESQSNHPVAKSIRDAYGKPINNSDVQDYEEIAGHGIRALVQNQVAIAGNDRFLHRENIDHDVCNVEGTVVHLAVDGRYAGRIIIADELKEDAAEAIRSLKNLGVEQTVMLTGDNRAVAAGVARSLGLDSYIADLLPEGKVDAIEKLLRQARKGKRIVFVGDGINDAPVIARADVGMAMGGIGSDAAIETADVVIMTDAPSKVSEAIHISKKTNRIVWQNIILAMIVKGIFIILGAFGVATLWEAVFADVGVALLAIFNAGRVWR; translated from the coding sequence ATGGGAAAACGCAACAGTTCGGACTGCGGTGCTTGTGACCATGATAAGTACGCTCGTAACCACAATCATGACGATGATGACAGCCACGAGCATGGACACAGTCACGGGGACGGCGATTTCAATGTGAAAAAGGAAGTTGCTCCAGTTGCTGTAGTAATAGCCCTATTTGCCCTGGGTTTAGTGTATGAAAAACCTTTACATAACACGCCCTTCTCCATTGGCGAATACCTAGTTTTCATTCCGGCTTACCTTCTCAGTGGTTGGACTGTTTTGACCAGCGCCGGACGCAATATTCTTAAGGGCCGGGTGTTTGACGAGAATTTTCTAATGACAGTGGCGACTTTGGGAGCGATCGCTATTCACCAACTTCCGGAAGCCGTTGCAGTCATGCTGTTCTACAAAGTTGGGGAGTTATTTCAGGAGTTTGCAGTTGGTCGCTCTCGCCGCTCAATCAAATCTCTACTAGAAATTCGCCCCGATTCTGCCAACCTTAAAGTCAACGGTGAAGTCAAAACCGTTTCACCTGAAGCCGTTCAGATCGGTGATACGATTCTGGTCAAACCGGGAGAGAAAATTCCCTTAGATGGCGAAATTTTAGAAGGCAATTCTCAGGTTGATACTTCGGCTTTGACGGGAGAGTCAGTGCCCAGAACCGTTCAAATCGGGGAACCTGTTTTAGCAGGTATGATTAACCAGTCAGGCGTGTTAACGGTCAAAGTCACGAAACTGTTTGGCGAATCTTCGATAGCCAAAATTCTGGATCTGGTAGAAAATGCTAGCAGCAAAAAAGCTGAGGCAGAAAAGTTTATTACCCGATTCGCCCGGTACTACACACCAATTGTCGTTTTTGTCTCTCTGGCGGTGGCTTTGCTTCCCCCGTTATTTATTCCAGGTGCAACCCACAATGAGTGGGTCTACCGTGCATTGATCCTGCTAGTCATTTCCTGCCCCTGTGGTTTGGTAATTAGTATACCGTTGGGGTACTTTGGTGGAGTTGGAGGAGCAGCTAAACGTGGGATATTGGTCAAAGGTGCAACATTTCTGGATGCTCTAACAGCAGTTCAGTCGGTGGTTTTTGATAAAACTGGAACTTTAACCAAGGGTGTTTTTAAAGTCACTGAGGTGATACCTAAAAATGGCTTGAGTGAGGCAGAACTCCTGACACTGGCAGCTAAACTAGAATCCCAGTCCAACCATCCAGTCGCTAAGTCAATTCGAGATGCCTATGGTAAGCCAATTAACAACTCGGATGTGCAAGACTACGAGGAAATTGCTGGGCATGGAATTCGAGCACTAGTCCAAAATCAGGTTGCGATCGCAGGTAACGACCGCTTTCTACACCGAGAAAATATTGACCATGATGTCTGTAACGTAGAAGGAACAGTGGTGCATTTAGCGGTTGATGGGCGTTATGCCGGACGAATTATCATTGCTGACGAGCTAAAAGAAGACGCGGCTGAAGCAATTCGGTCTTTGAAAAACTTAGGGGTTGAACAAACCGTGATGCTGACAGGAGATAACCGGGCAGTAGCGGCGGGAGTAGCTCGCTCTTTGGGGCTGGACTCTTACATAGCAGATTTGTTACCTGAAGGCAAAGTTGATGCAATTGAGAAACTCCTTCGCCAAGCTCGCAAGGGTAAAAGGATTGTATTTGTAGGAGATGGCATTAATGATGCGCCCGTGATTGCTAGAGCTGACGTGGGTATGGCAATGGGGGGTATAGGCTCGGATGCAGCGATTGAAACTGCCGATGTCGTCATTATGACCGATGCGCCCTCCAAGGTGTCTGAAGCCATTCATATTAGTAAAAAAACTAACAGAATTGTTTGGCAGAATATCATCCTTGCTATGATCGTTAAAGGTATCTTTATCATCTTAGGAGCTTTCGGAGTAGCAACACTTTGGGAAGCCGTTTTTGCTGATGTGGGTGTGGCACTACTGGCCATCTTCAATGCTGGTAGAGTTTGGAGATAG
- a CDS encoding DUF1624 domain-containing protein, which translates to MSSIVSVPDPENHKQPISKRLISLDLWRGLVMALMTLDHVRDFFTNVRFNSLDITQSNIPLFFTRWVTHLCAPSFILLVGIATYLSFQRHQNKRKLSYFLFMRGLWLVFLELTVIKLAWTFDLTFFGAGVLWAIGWSMVVLAALIHLPTRAITALGILLIVGHNLFDNFNAEQLGRWGWLWTMLHEQKMFAPFPEINFFIVYPLIPWIGVMAIGYAFGRVFDLEKSQRNQLLRRLGLGLILAFIILRATNIYGDPQPWSFQSSFSRTLLSFINCHKYPPSLLFLLMTLGLSILILHLFESHRFRILNPLVLFGKVPLFFYIIHLWLIHIAAIVLAFPHYGWKAIILPYIFSSQMPADYGYDLPKIYGLWIIMLVILYPICNWFANYKAKHKDWWLNYL; encoded by the coding sequence ATGAGTTCAATAGTTTCTGTCCCTGACCCTGAGAACCATAAACAACCTATAAGCAAGCGCCTAATATCGCTAGACTTATGGCGCGGACTGGTCATGGCGCTCATGACCTTAGACCACGTGCGAGACTTTTTTACCAATGTTCGCTTTAATTCTTTAGATATCACCCAATCAAACATCCCTCTGTTTTTTACTAGATGGGTAACTCATTTATGCGCCCCCTCTTTTATTCTCCTGGTAGGTATTGCTACTTATCTTTCTTTCCAACGCCACCAGAACAAGCGAAAACTCTCCTACTTTCTTTTCATGCGTGGACTATGGTTGGTATTTCTGGAGTTGACTGTCATTAAACTTGCATGGACTTTCGACTTAACCTTTTTTGGCGCGGGGGTGCTTTGGGCAATTGGTTGGTCTATGGTAGTCTTGGCAGCACTCATTCATCTTCCGACTCGAGCGATCACAGCACTTGGAATCCTGCTTATAGTTGGACACAATTTGTTTGATAATTTCAATGCTGAACAATTAGGAAGATGGGGTTGGCTTTGGACGATGCTTCACGAACAAAAAATGTTCGCACCCTTTCCAGAAATCAACTTTTTCATCGTCTATCCCCTCATTCCTTGGATTGGAGTGATGGCAATAGGTTATGCATTTGGAAGAGTATTTGATCTGGAAAAATCTCAACGCAACCAGTTGCTACGGCGTCTGGGGCTAGGTCTAATTCTTGCCTTTATTATCCTACGGGCAACTAATATTTACGGAGACCCTCAGCCTTGGTCATTCCAGTCCAGCTTTTCTCGTACCCTACTATCATTTATCAACTGCCATAAATATCCGCCTTCATTGCTCTTTTTATTGATGACTCTTGGTCTATCAATCCTGATACTTCATTTGTTTGAAAGCCACAGATTTAGAATTCTTAACCCCCTTGTTCTCTTCGGCAAAGTTCCTCTATTTTTTTATATTATCCACCTTTGGCTGATTCATATTGCTGCGATCGTACTTGCCTTCCCTCATTATGGATGGAAAGCAATTATTCTGCCTTACATATTTTCTAGTCAGATGCCAGCAGATTATGGATATGATTTACCAAAGATTTATGGTTTGTGGATAATCATGCTTGTTATCCTATATCCCATCTGTAATTGGTTCGCTAACTATAAAGCCAAACACAAAGACTGGTGGTTGAATTACTTGTAA
- the rppA gene encoding two-component system response regulator RppA: MRVLLVEDEPDLGAAIKRTLCQEKYLVDWVIDGTEAWAYLENSWTQYTVAIFDWMLPGTTGLELCKRLRYRNNPLPVLMLTARDSMEDKVAGLDAGADDYLVKPFGMAELLARLRALQRRSPHFQSQKLTVGNLTLDYGSSAVIFRDATGHQQEICLTNKEFQLLEYFMKHSNQIVTTEQVRNQLWEVSAEPASNVVADQMRLLRRKLASSGCGNPIETLHPNPNTTSFLFTEIESLFARLMRGFLIKSYSCFGAIAAFAQFQHFDF; this comes from the coding sequence ATGAGAGTGCTGCTAGTAGAGGATGAACCAGATTTAGGTGCTGCTATTAAGCGAACTTTATGTCAAGAAAAGTACTTAGTTGACTGGGTGATAGATGGTACTGAAGCTTGGGCATATTTAGAAAATAGCTGGACTCAGTATACGGTCGCTATTTTTGATTGGATGTTGCCAGGAACAACAGGATTAGAATTATGCAAGCGGTTGCGGTACAGAAACAATCCTTTACCCGTATTGATGCTGACAGCCAGAGACAGTATGGAAGATAAAGTAGCTGGGCTAGATGCGGGAGCAGATGACTACTTGGTAAAACCGTTCGGTATGGCAGAATTACTGGCACGATTGCGAGCTTTACAACGTCGTTCTCCTCATTTCCAATCCCAAAAACTGACTGTTGGCAATCTCACTTTAGATTATGGTAGCAGTGCCGTCATTTTTCGGGATGCTACAGGTCATCAACAAGAGATTTGCCTGACTAATAAAGAATTTCAGCTGCTAGAGTATTTTATGAAGCACTCAAACCAAATTGTGACCACAGAACAGGTTCGCAATCAGCTTTGGGAAGTGAGTGCAGAACCTGCTAGTAATGTAGTGGCAGATCAAATGCGTTTGCTGCGTCGCAAATTAGCCAGTAGTGGCTGTGGGAACCCAATTGAAACTTTGCACCCCAATCCCAACACCACATCATTTTTGTTTACGGAAATTGAGTCATTATTTGCGAGATTGATGAGAGGTTTTTTGATTAAGAGTTATTCATGCTTTGGAGCAATTGCTGCATTTGCTCAATTTCAGCACTTTGACTTTTGA
- a CDS encoding iron uptake porin encodes MTKPFWNVLKLSSAVFAATFFTTNSALAVEVNEQVTSVVQLSEQNDSLGQVTSVSQFSDVQPTDWAFQALQSLVERYGCIAGYPNGTYRGNRAMTRYEFAAGLNACLDRVNELIATATSDLVRKEDLATLQRLQEEFSAELATLRGRVDALEARTAELEANQFSTTTKLVGEAIFNISDIFGSDERAVPSGVNQATAPDLESNTIFADRVRLNLLSSFYGSDRLQIRLQARNITPYGTNVTGTNMTRLSFDGNDNNDILIDKVNYAFNLSDAIRVQIDAFGGLLYENLNTFTPDFNSSGRGAISRYGRFSPIYRVGEGGAGATINLNPKGPITVSAAYLADRANNPEDGSGLIDGGYAAFGQISFQPSQAFNIGLTYARTYQNRGQINLFGSTGSVYANNPFQGAALTANHYGVEAALRLGSRITIGGWYGFSNAEAKSGVREGDEADFNYWAANVAFKDFGSQGSVLGFIFGQPPKASDNDFIQANGVRREDDDISYHLEALYRLQLTENIAVTPGVIVIFNPEHNNDNDTIYVGTLRTTFTF; translated from the coding sequence ATGACAAAACCGTTCTGGAACGTTCTAAAGCTGAGTTCAGCTGTTTTTGCAGCCACATTTTTCACCACCAACAGTGCCTTGGCTGTTGAAGTCAACGAACAAGTCACTTCAGTTGTTCAGTTGAGCGAACAAAATGACAGCCTAGGTCAGGTGACATCTGTTTCTCAGTTTTCCGACGTACAGCCTACAGACTGGGCATTCCAAGCATTGCAGTCTCTAGTAGAACGCTACGGCTGTATTGCTGGTTATCCCAATGGAACCTATCGCGGGAATCGAGCTATGACTCGTTATGAATTTGCAGCAGGGTTAAATGCTTGTTTAGACCGAGTTAACGAACTGATTGCTACAGCTACCTCTGATTTGGTAAGGAAAGAAGATCTAGCTACTTTGCAACGCTTGCAAGAAGAATTCTCTGCTGAACTAGCTACCCTGCGCGGTCGTGTCGATGCTCTAGAAGCTCGCACTGCTGAGTTAGAAGCAAATCAATTCTCTACCACTACAAAACTCGTTGGAGAAGCGATTTTCAATATATCTGATATTTTTGGTAGCGATGAGAGGGCTGTTCCCTCTGGTGTGAACCAAGCAACAGCTCCTGACTTGGAATCTAATACCATTTTCGCTGACCGGGTTCGTCTAAACTTGCTCTCCAGCTTCTACGGCTCAGATCGGTTGCAAATCCGTTTGCAGGCTCGAAATATCACCCCATACGGTACAAATGTAACGGGTACAAACATGACCCGTCTAAGTTTTGATGGAAATGACAACAACGACATTCTGATTGACAAAGTAAACTATGCATTTAACCTAAGCGACGCCATACGCGTCCAGATTGATGCATTTGGTGGTCTATTATACGAAAACCTCAACACCTTTACCCCCGACTTCAACAGCTCCGGTAGAGGTGCTATCTCCCGCTATGGTCGCTTCAGCCCCATTTACCGCGTAGGTGAGGGTGGTGCAGGTGCGACAATTAACTTGAATCCCAAAGGACCAATTACTGTATCAGCAGCTTATCTAGCCGATAGAGCCAATAATCCTGAAGATGGGTCAGGTCTAATTGATGGTGGATATGCAGCCTTTGGTCAGATATCCTTCCAACCCAGTCAAGCATTTAATATCGGTTTGACCTATGCTCGCACCTACCAAAACAGAGGACAGATTAACCTCTTTGGCTCTACAGGTAGTGTCTATGCTAATAACCCCTTCCAAGGTGCTGCTCTGACGGCTAACCACTATGGCGTAGAAGCTGCCCTCAGACTAGGATCTAGAATTACGATTGGTGGTTGGTATGGTTTCAGTAACGCCGAAGCGAAGAGTGGTGTAAGAGAGGGCGATGAAGCAGACTTTAACTACTGGGCTGCAAACGTTGCTTTTAAAGACTTTGGTTCACAAGGAAGCGTACTTGGTTTTATCTTTGGTCAACCACCTAAAGCAAGTGACAACGATTTCATTCAAGCAAACGGTGTTCGTCGTGAAGATGACGACATATCTTATCACCTAGAGGCGCTGTACAGATTGCAACTTACTGAAAATATTGCCGTTACTCCTGGTGTAATAGTCATCTTCAACCCAGAACACAATAACGACAACGACACTATCTACGTTGGGACACTCCGTACCACCTTTACTTTTTAA
- a CDS encoding DUF305 domain-containing protein, protein MNTKFTIYSLVALLTGSTITILSITNSVKAHELIQAQIPNTSPMHYKHEKRVEVDKPFIEMMIPHHQSAIEMAEIALNRAKNPEVRKLAESIIEEQTREIEQMRTWYKQWYGTEVPMTGMNMDMRNEMGEAMMIAMQQQEMMDKEMIEALKNASDVDREFLRQMIRHHLMATMMAGLVVNSAKHPEIRNLAESIIKSQSAEIEQMQQLLQSMNNS, encoded by the coding sequence ATGAACACAAAATTTACAATTTACAGTCTTGTTGCTTTGCTGACAGGCAGCACTATCACAATCCTCTCCATTACCAACAGCGTCAAAGCCCACGAGCTGATTCAGGCGCAAATTCCTAATACAAGCCCTATGCATTATAAACACGAGAAGAGGGTTGAAGTAGATAAGCCGTTTATTGAAATGATGATTCCTCATCATCAAAGCGCTATCGAGATGGCTGAAATTGCTTTGAATCGAGCCAAAAACCCTGAAGTTAGAAAGCTGGCTGAATCTATTATCGAAGAACAAACCCGCGAAATAGAGCAGATGCGGACTTGGTACAAGCAGTGGTACGGCACTGAAGTCCCTATGACTGGCATGAACATGGATATGCGTAACGAAATGGGGGAGGCAATGATGATTGCTATGCAGCAGCAAGAAATGATGGACAAGGAAATGATAGAAGCGCTGAAAAATGCGTCTGACGTCGATCGGGAATTTCTCCGTCAGATGATTCGTCATCACCTAATGGCAACGATGATGGCTGGCTTGGTTGTTAATAGTGCTAAACACCCCGAAATTAGAAATTTAGCTGAGTCTATTATCAAAAGTCAAAGTGCTGAAATTGAGCAAATGCAGCAATTGCTCCAAAGCATGAATAACTCTTAA